The Euphorbia lathyris chromosome 2, ddEupLath1.1, whole genome shotgun sequence genome includes a window with the following:
- the LOC136220247 gene encoding auxin-responsive protein SAUR32, which yields MGSGDKSLRNFHIHLPHLHHHSHSHNNKKSRDVPKGCLAIKVGQQGEEQQRFVVPVIYFNHPLFIQLLKEAEEEYGFDQKGTITIPCHVEEFRYVQGLIDREKSMNHHHHTHHVGGCFRV from the coding sequence ATGGGGAGTGGAGATAAGAGTTTGAGAAATTTTCACATACATCtacctcatcttcatcatcatagTCATAGTCATAATAATAAGAAATCAAGGGATGTACCGAAGGGTTGTTTGGCAATTAAGGTGGGGCAGCAAGGAGAGGAACAGCAGAGATTTGTGGTGCCTGTGATATACTTTAATCACCCATTATTTATTCAGCTGTTGAAAGAAGCTGAAGAAGAATATGGATTTGATCAGAAGGGTACCATTACAATTCCTTGCCACGTGGAGGAGTTTAGGTATGTTCAAGGCTTGATTGATAGGGAAAAATCTatgaatcatcatcatcatactCATCATGTTGGTGGATGTTTTAGGGTTTGA